Proteins co-encoded in one Saccharomyces cerevisiae S288C chromosome II, complete sequence genomic window:
- the HHF1 gene encoding histone H4 (Histone H4; core histone protein required for chromatin assembly and chromosome function; one of two identical histone proteins (see also HHF2); contributes to telomeric silencing; involved in mRNA multiplexing; N-terminal domain involved in maintaining genomic integrity): protein MSGRGKGGKGLGKGGAKRHRKILRDNIQGITKPAIRRLARRGGVKRISGLIYEEVRAVLKSFLESVIRDSVTYTEHAKRKTVTSLDVVYALKRQGRTLYGFGG from the coding sequence ATGTCCGGTAGAGGTAAAGGTGGTAAAGGTCTAGGTAAAGGTGGTGCCAAGCGTCACAGAAAGATTCTAAGAGATAACATCCAAGGTATTACTAAGCCAGCTATCAGAAGATTAGCTAGAAGAGGTGGTGTCAAGCGTATTTCTGGTTTGATCTACGAAGAAGTCAGAGCTGTCTTGAAATCCTTCTTGGAATCCGTCATCAGAGACTCTGTTACCTACACCGAACACGCCAAGAGAAAGACTGTTACTTCTTTGGATGTTGTTTATGCTTTGAAGAGACAAGGTAGAACCTTATACGGTTTCGGTGGTTAA
- the FLR1 gene encoding Flr1p (Plasma membrane transporter of the major facilitator superfamily; member of the 12-spanner drug:H(+) antiporter DHA1 family; involved in efflux of fluconazole, diazaborine, benomyl, methotrexate, and other drugs; expression induced in cells treated with the mycotoxin patulin; relocalizes from nucleus to plasma membrane upon DNA replication stress) has product MVYTSTYRHTIVVDLLEYLGIVSNLETLQSAREDETRKPENTDKKECKPDYDIECGPNRSCSESSTDSDSSGSQIEKNDPFRVDWNGPSDPENPQNWPLLKKSLVVFQIMLLTCVTYMGSSIYTPGQEYIQEEFHVGHVVATLNLSLYVLGYGLGPIIFSPLSETARYGRLNLYMVTLFFFMIFQVGCATVHNIGGLIVMRFISGILCSPSLATGGGTVADIISPEMVPLVLGMWSAGAVAAPVLAPLLGAAMVDAKNWRFIFWLLMWLSAATFILLAFFFPETQHHNILYRRALKLRKETGDDRYYTEQDKLDREVDARTFLINTLYRPLKMIIKEPAILAFDLYIAVAYGCFYLFFEAFPIVFVGIYHFSLVEVGLAYMGFCVGCVLAYGLFGILNMRIIVPRFRNGTFTPEAFLIVAMCVCWCLPLSLFLFGWTARVHWILPVISEVFFVLAVFNIFQATFAYLATCYPKYVASVFAGNGFCRASFACAFPLFGRAMYDNLATKNYPVAWGSSLVGFLTLGLAIIPFILYKYGPSLRTRSSYTEE; this is encoded by the coding sequence ATGGTATACACTTCAACGTACAGACACACTATCGTTGTTGACCTTTTAGAATATTTGGGTATAGTGTCCAACTTAGAAACTTTACAGAGTGCCCGTGAAGatgaaacaagaaaaccCGAGAATACcgataaaaaagaatgtaAACCCGACTATGATATAGAATGCGGTCCTAATAGATCGTGCTCTGAATCCTCTACCGATTCAGACTCTAGTGGTTCACAGatcgaaaaaaatgatcCTTTCAGGGTGGATTGGAACGGCCCCAGTGATCCTGAGAACCCACAAAACTGGCCCctactgaaaaaatcattggTAGTATTCCAAATAATGTTACTTACTTGCGTCACGTACATGGGATCCTCCATTTACACACCTGGCCAGGAATATATTCAAGAAGAGTTCCACGTTGGTCATGTAGTGGCAACATTAAATCTTTCTTTATATGTTCTTGGTTATGGTCTAGGTCccatcattttttcaccGCTATCAGAAACTGCACGCTATGGCCGTCTAAATCTGTACATGGtgactttattttttttcatgatCTTTCAAGTTGGTTGTGCTACTGTGCATAACATCGGCGGTTTAATCGTCATGCGTTTCATCAGTGGCATACTGTGCAGCCCATCGTTGGCCACTGGTGGCGGTACAGTGGCTGATATCATTTCACCAGAAATGGTTCCTCTCGTTTTAGGTATGTGGTCAGCCGGTGCTGTTGCTGCGCCAGTCTTGGCTCCCTTACTAGGCGCTGCTATGGTCGATGCTAAAAATTGGCGATTCATATTTTGGTTATTAATGTGGTTAAGTGCTGCCACTTTTATCTTGTTGGCATTTTTCTTCCCTGAAACACAACACCATAATATTTTGTACCGCCGTGCTTTGAAAttgagaaaagaaactggtGATGACAGGTACTATACTGAACAGGATAAACTCGATAGAGAAGTTGATGCAAGAACTTTTTTGATCAATACTTTGTATAGGCCTCTCAAAATGATTATCAAAGAGCCTGCAATTTTGGCTTTTGATCTCTATATCGCTGTTGCTTATGGTTGTTTCTACTTATTCTTTGAAGCATTCCCTATTGTATTTGTAGGTATATACCACTTCAGCTTAGTTGAAGTTGGCTTGGCCTATATGGGGTTTTGCGTAGGGTGCGTACTTGCTTATGGCTTATTCGGTATTTTAAACATGAGGATTATTGTACCACGTTTTAGAAACGGCACATTCACCCCGGAAGCTTTTTTAATCGTGGCAATGTGTGTCTGCTGGTGCCTGCCTCTGTCTTTGTTCTTATTTGGTTGGACTGCTCGAGTGCATTGGATTTTGCCAGTTATCTCggaagttttttttgttttagcTGTCTTTAACATTTTCCAAGCAACTTTTGCATATTTGGCTACATGCTACCCAAAGTATGTTGCATCCGTTTTTGCAGGCAATGGTTTTTGTCGGGCTTCGTTTGCCTGTGCTTTTCCGTTGTTTGGTAGAGCAATGTATGACAATTTAGCTACTAAGAACTATCCTGTGGCATGGGGTTCGTCCTTAGTGGGGTTCCTAACTTTAGGTCTAGCTATTATCCCGTTTATACTTTATAAGTATGGGCCATCATTACGTACAAGATCTTCGTACACAGAGGAGTAG
- the DSF2 gene encoding Dsf2p (Deletion suppressor of mpt5 mutation; relocalizes from bud neck to cytoplasm upon DNA replication stress): protein MNQNLKNTSWADRIGSDDQERKANSSEVSQSPPPNNSFESSMDSQFSYAHSNKSSISFESIQTTERLLDKLDLSLEDELILQEALLEEENASRNSQLSQTSGPTLCMPASEFPSLRYRTNPSPTYIQARDRSLIIDNLKEKDSTLRGKYSSGKVERHLPVKSRYSYIVEEDYDSETFSGMKPQMNRNEKDYKYPNLENGNRSTNSPNPFNFEKYRIENTRLHHLYPTLISDNNTSVDNNANSKNNRTTSNNINTSTKTDRISEKQSCPNEFTTTQKSNCLYRNGSSTSTNTSFSEVGQLSKPKTQSSFESESSSFSKLKLTKSDTTPIKPSPKRSNSSTSTITKTNTMTNDISLPPTPPYKAHKKKTSLNSLKKLFKSPRTRAKNKKDLESEGSSPIRSATNSLDFSGENIQLPSTSSTINNSSPHLARYIFPPNPVFHFKTASTPQSSTDKKKNSKARPNRTHLRTFSDFHTTEKDSKIGELSALTEQSNKPYHPKVRRRTLSLDGMLPNNSTQCMDSFSHKKEGSNATSKCGKLKFHPEPYDNDESSHIGQAITMRHQGKLEESAQRLKKACACGNKTAFLLYGLALRHGCGVDKNLKLSLGYLMAATDIKSFAAEVLDLDINPLNFASMDDIPDIAPEPTAPALYECGMAYLKGLGMDHPDERKGLKFLEKAALLGHVDSMCLSGTIWSKTSNVKKRDLARAAAWFRIADKKGANLLGSDWIYKEKYMKQGPK, encoded by the coding sequence ATGaatcaaaatttaaaaaacaCTTCTTGGGCTGATCGAATAGGAAGCGACgatcaagaaagaaaagctaACTCTTCAGAGGTTTCACAAAGCCCACCACCCAATAATAGCTTCGAGTCATCAATGGATTCACAATTTAGCTATGCTCATTCAAATAAAAGTAGCATTTCATTCGAATCTATTCAAACCACGGAAAGACTTCTTGACAAATTAGACCTCAGCTTGGAAGATGAACTGATTCTGCAAGAAGCTTtattagaagaagaaaacgcGTCGAGAAATTCGCAACTGTCACAAACAAGTGGTCCAACATTATGTATGCCTGCGTCGGAATTCCCTTCATTAAGGTATAGAACTAATCCCTCTCCAACATATATACAAGCTAGAGATCGTTCTCTTATCATAGAcaatttaaaagaaaaggattcCACTTTGAGAGGCAAATACTCTTCCGGTAAAGTGGAAAGGCATTTGCCCGTGAAGTCGAGATACTCTTATATCGTCGAAGAAGATTATGACTCTGAGACTTTTAGTGGCATGAAACCCCAAATGAATAGAAATGAGAAAGATTATAAGTACCCAAACCTTGAAAATGGCAATAGAAGCACAAATAGCCCTAATCCTTTCAACTTCGAGAAATATAGGATTGAAAATACTAGACTGCACCATCTTTATCCTACGCTGATATCAGACAATAATACTAGCGTTGACAATAATGCTAATAGTAAGAATAACAGAACTACtagtaataatattaatacATCTACAAAAACTGACAGAATATCCGAGAAGCAGAGTTGCCCCAATGAGTTCACAACCACGCAAAAGAGTAATTGTCTTTATCGGAACGGAAGTTCAACAAGCACCAACACCTCCTTTTCTGAAGTTGGACAACTATCAAAGCCGAAAACTCAgtcttcttttgaaagtgAATCATCCTCATTCTCCAAACTCAAGTTAACTAAGAGTGATACAACACCCATCAAACCATCTCCTAAACGGTCTAATTCCTCTACCTCGACGATAACGAAAACAAATACCATGACAAATGATATTTCATTACCTCCAACGCCACCATATAAAGctcataaaaaaaaaacgtcACTAAATTCGctaaaaaaactttttaaaTCTCCTAGGACAAGAgcaaaaaataagaaagaCCTTGAGTCTGAAGGATCAAGCCCTATCCGGTCTGCCACCAATTCATTGGACTTCTCTGGGGAGAATATTCAACTTCCATCTACTTCAAGTACCATTAATAATTCCAGTCCACATTTAGCTAGGTATATTTTTCCTCCAAACCCAGTTTTCCATTTTAAAACAGCATCAACACCTCAGTCATCCAcggataaaaaaaagaacagtaAAGCACGTCCAAATAGGACTCATTTGAGAACTTTCTCGGATTTCCATACAACGgaaaaagattcaaaaatagGTGAACTAAGTGCACTAACAGAACAATCAAATAAGCCCTACCACCCGAAAgttagaagaagaacacTTTCTTTAGATGGTATGTTGCCCAATAATTCGACGCAATGCATGGATTCCTTCAGtcataaaaaagaaggatcGAACGCAACAAGCAAGTGCGGGAAGCTTAAATTTCACCCAGAACCTtatgataatgatgaatCTTCACACATCGGACAGGCAATTACTATGCGTCATCAAGGCAAACTTGAAGAATCTGCACAACGACTGAAAAAAGCCTGCGCGTGCGGAAACAAAACTGCGTTTCTGTTATATGGACTAGCCCTGCGACATGGCTGCGGAGTGGACAAGAACTTGAAATTATCATTAGGATATTTAATGGCTGCCACTGATATCAAATCCTTTGCTGCTGAGGTTCTTGATTTAGATATAAATCCGTTAAATTTTGCTTCAATGGACGATATCCCTGATATAGCGCCTGAACCAACAGCACCTGCCTTGTACGAATGTGGTATGGCATATTTAAAGGGTCTTGGGATGGATCATCCCGACGAGCGAAAAggtttgaaatttttggaaaaagcTGCTCTATTAGGCCATGTAGACTCAATGTGCTTAAGCGGGACAATTTGGTCCAAAACTTCAAACGTAAAGAAAAGGGATCTCGCCAGAGCTGCTGCATGGTTTAGGATAGCCGATAAAAAAGGTGCAAATCTATTAGGTTCAGATTGGATTTATAAGGAAAAGTACATGAAACAAGGTCCGaaataa
- the HHT1 gene encoding histone H3 (Histone H3; core histone protein required for chromatin assembly, part of heterochromatin-mediated telomeric and HM silencing; one of two identical histone H3 proteins (see HHT2); regulated by acetylation, methylation, and phosphorylation; H3K14 acetylation plays an important role in the unfolding of strongly positioned nucleosomes during repair of UV damage) — translation MARTKQTARKSTGGKAPRKQLASKAARKSAPSTGGVKKPHRYKPGTVALREIRRFQKSTELLIRKLPFQRLVREIAQDFKTDLRFQSSAIGALQESVEAYLVSLFEDTNLAAIHAKRVTIQKKDIKLARRLRGERS, via the coding sequence ATGGCCAGAACAAAGCAAACAGCAAGAAAGTCCACTGGTGGTAAGGCCCCAAGAAAGCAATTAGCTTCTAAGGCTGCCAGAAAATCCGCCCCATCTACCGGTGGTGTTAAGAAGCCTCACAGATATAAGCCAGGTACTGTTGCTTTGAGAGAAATCAGAAGATTCCAAAAATCTACTGAACTGTTGATCAGAAAGTTGCCTTTCCAAAGATTGGTCAGAGAAATCGCTCAAGATTTCAAGACCGACTTGAGATTTCAATCTTCTGCCATCGGTGCCTTGCAAGAATCTGTCGAAGCCTACTTAGTCTCTTTATTTGAAGATACCAACTTGGCTGCCATTCACGCCAAGCGTGTCACTATCCAAAAGAAGGATATCAAGTTGGCTAGAAGATTAAGAGGTGAAAGATCATAG
- the IPP1 gene encoding inorganic diphosphatase IPP1 (Cytoplasmic inorganic pyrophosphatase (PPase); homodimer that catalyzes the rapid exchange of oxygens from Pi with water, highly expressed and essential for viability, active-site residues show identity to those from E. coli PPase) has product MTYTTRQIGAKNTLEYKVYIEKDGKPVSAFHDIPLYADKENNIFNMVVEIPRWTNAKLEITKEETLNPIIQDTKKGKLRFVRNCFPHHGYIHNYGAFPQTWEDPNVSHPETKAVGDNDPIDVLEIGETIAYTGQVKQVKALGIMALLDEGETDWKVIAIDINDPLAPKLNDIEDVEKYFPGLLRATNEWFRIYKIPDGKPENQFAFSGEAKNKKYALDIIKETHDSWKQLIAGKSSDSKGIDLTNVTLPDTPTYSKAASDAIPPASPKADAPIDKSIDKWFFISGSV; this is encoded by the coding sequence ATGACCTACACTACCAGACAAATTGGTGCCAAGAACACCTTGGAATACAAAGTTTATATCGAAAAGGATGGTAAGCCAGTTTCTGCCTTCCACGACATTCCCTTGTACGCTGACAAGGAAAACAACATTTTCAACATGGTTGTTGAAATTCCACGTTGGACCAACGCCAAGTTAGAAATCACCAAGGAAGAAACTTTGAACCCAATCATCCAAGACACCAAGAAGGGCAAGTTGAGATTTGTTAGAAACTGTTTCCCTCACCATGGTTACATTCACAACTATGGTGCTTTCCCACAAACTTGGGAAGACCCAAACGTAAGCCACCCAGAAACTAAGGCAGTTGGTGACAACGATCCAATTGATGTGTTGGAAATTGGTGAAACTATTGCTTACACTGGTCAAGTCAAGCAAGTTAAGGCTCTAGGTATCATGGCTTTATTGGATGAAGGTGAGACCGATTGGAAAGTTATTGCCATTGATATTAACGATCCATTAGCCCCAAAATTGAACGACATTGAGGATGTTGAGAAATACTTCCCAGGTCTGTTGAGGGCTACTAACGAATGGTTCAGAATTTACAAAATCCCAGATGGTAAGCCAGAAAACCAATTTGCCTTCTCCGGTGAAGCTAAGAACAAGAAGTACGCTTTGGATATCATCAAGGAAACACATGACTCCTGGAAACAATTAATTGCTGGTAAGTCTTCTGACAGCAAGGGTATTGATTTGACCAATGTTACTTTGCCTGACACCCCAACCTACTCCAAGGCTGCCTCTGATGCCATCCCACCAGCTTCTCCAAAGGCAGATGCTCCAATTGACAAGTCTATTGACAAGTGGTTCTTCATCTCCGGTTCtgtttaa